Proteins encoded in a region of the Mesoflavibacter profundi genome:
- a CDS encoding alpha-amylase family glycosyl hydrolase, translating into MKKIFLLLTVALFFACKEEQKQVETEAKQEDTFKPITDADIESGVIYEANIRQYSPEGTFNAFTKDIPVLKDLGVKVIWVMPINPISEVKRKATDGQFTSDIEDEKERAKYLGSYYSVSDYKAINPEFGNLEDFKNLVDTAHDNGIYVIVDWVPNHTGWDHPWITAHPDWYTQNEKGEIIDPINPDTGESWGWTDVADLNYDNMDMRKEMLNDLKYWLTEANIDGYRMDVAHKVPKEFFDEVTKELKQIKPVFMLAEAEQPELLEKAFDMQYAWEGHHLLNELAKGEKNADDFQAYIKKQDTVLQDDDINMNFVTNHDENSWAGTLKERMPNKKELFTALTYTMPGMPLIYSGQEYDLDHRLLFFEKDSIPKTKGDYFTLLQRLGELKNTNSALNGGKDAAAYNAIDAGSNVIAFSRTKGDDEVVFIANISNESVITNLPQKGSYLDYIANQPTELKGDAIELAPNTYKIYVKQ; encoded by the coding sequence ATGAAAAAAATATTCTTACTATTAACCGTAGCATTGTTTTTTGCTTGTAAAGAAGAACAAAAACAAGTGGAGACAGAAGCTAAACAAGAAGATACATTTAAACCCATTACTGATGCAGATATTGAAAGCGGTGTAATCTATGAGGCTAACATCCGTCAATACTCTCCAGAAGGTACCTTTAATGCGTTTACAAAAGATATTCCTGTTTTAAAAGACTTAGGTGTAAAAGTAATTTGGGTAATGCCAATTAACCCGATTTCTGAAGTTAAAAGAAAAGCAACTGATGGTCAATTTACCAGCGATATTGAAGACGAAAAAGAACGTGCAAAATATTTAGGTAGTTACTATTCAGTGTCAGATTATAAAGCGATTAATCCAGAGTTTGGTAATCTAGAAGACTTTAAAAACTTAGTAGATACGGCACACGATAACGGAATTTATGTAATCGTAGATTGGGTACCAAATCATACAGGTTGGGATCATCCTTGGATTACAGCTCATCCAGATTGGTATACTCAAAATGAAAAGGGAGAAATTATAGATCCAATCAATCCTGATACTGGTGAATCTTGGGGATGGACTGATGTTGCCGATTTAAATTATGACAATATGGATATGCGTAAAGAAATGCTTAATGATTTAAAATACTGGTTAACTGAGGCTAATATTGATGGTTACCGTATGGATGTTGCGCACAAGGTTCCTAAAGAATTCTTTGATGAAGTAACAAAAGAATTAAAGCAAATTAAGCCTGTATTTATGCTAGCTGAAGCAGAGCAACCAGAATTGCTAGAAAAAGCGTTTGATATGCAATATGCTTGGGAAGGCCATCATTTATTAAATGAATTAGCTAAAGGCGAAAAAAATGCAGACGATTTTCAAGCGTATATTAAAAAGCAAGATACAGTGTTACAAGACGATGATATCAACATGAATTTTGTAACAAATCACGACGAAAATTCTTGGGCAGGTACTTTAAAAGAACGTATGCCAAATAAAAAAGAGTTGTTTACAGCTTTAACTTACACTATGCCTGGTATGCCTTTAATTTACTCTGGTCAAGAGTATGATTTAGATCATAGATTATTGTTTTTTGAAAAAGATAGTATTCCAAAAACTAAAGGAGATTACTTTACTTTATTACAGCGTTTAGGTGAATTAAAAAATACAAATTCAGCCTTAAATGGAGGTAAAGACGCAGCTGCTTACAATGCAATAGATGCAGGATCAAATGTCATTGCATTTAGCAGAACGAAAGGTGATGATGAAGTTGTTTTTATCGCAAATATTTCTAATGAAAGTGTTATAACAAACTTGCCTCAAAAAGGAAGTTATTTAGATTACATTGCTAATCAACCAACCGAATTAAAAGGAGATGCAATTGAGTTGGCACCAAACACTTATAAAATTTATGTAAAGCAATAG
- a CDS encoding glycoside hydrolase family 65 protein: protein MNQDYIQPNNWSIIEEGFDADRVKSSESLFSIGNGAMGQRANFEEQYSGPTFQGSYIAGVYYPDKTRVGWWKNGYPEYFAKVLNAPSWIGINVTINGEALDLFKAKRVDHFRRELNMKEGWLSRRFEVTLQNDLKVEVNIVRFLSLDLDEVGAIKFNIKPLNGSAAIQFQPYIDSGITNEDSNWDDKFWNTTNIEVINDQAFIEAHTMKTNFHTCTFMQSHAFINDEKQDITPEATSTEHTITFSYNVNVEQNQTASLVKFGGYTVDRYHEKAKLIDAAKTALSKANTKGFDALLEDQKQAWTEIWNMSDITIDGDVKAQQGIRFNIFQLNQTYLGKDSRLNIGPKGFTGEKYGGSTYWDTEAYCIPFYMATKDQKVARNLLQYRYNHLEKAIENAQKLGFKNGAALYPMVTMNGEECHNEWEITFEEIHRNGSIAFAIFNYYRYTGDFSYIPEMGLEVLIGIARFWHQRATFSTHKNKYVILGVTGPNEYENNVNNNWYTNYIAKWCIDYTLETLQKVEDGYNEDYKRVVGKTKISDQELTQWKKVADNMYFPFSEEHNVYLQQDGFLDKELITVSDLDKTQRPINQKWSWDRILRSPYIKQADTLQGFYFFEDHFTDEELKRHFDFYEPFTVHESSLSPCVHSIQAAKLNQMEQAYTFYLRTSRLDLDDYNKEVEEGLHITSMAGTWMSIVEGFGGMRIKDNKLTFEPKIPEEWNAYSFKVNFRDRIIKVNISKNNFDFELITGEAIEIIVNNQAKYLQ, encoded by the coding sequence ATGAATCAAGATTATATACAACCAAATAATTGGTCAATCATAGAAGAAGGTTTTGACGCGGATCGCGTAAAGTCTTCCGAAAGTTTATTTAGCATCGGTAATGGCGCAATGGGGCAACGTGCTAATTTTGAAGAACAATACTCAGGACCAACCTTTCAAGGTAGTTACATCGCTGGTGTGTATTATCCAGACAAAACACGCGTTGGTTGGTGGAAAAACGGATATCCAGAATATTTCGCTAAAGTACTTAATGCACCAAGTTGGATTGGTATTAACGTCACCATTAATGGTGAAGCTTTAGACCTTTTTAAAGCAAAACGCGTAGACCACTTTCGTAGAGAATTAAACATGAAAGAAGGCTGGCTATCTAGACGTTTTGAAGTAACACTTCAAAATGATTTAAAAGTTGAAGTTAACATCGTTCGTTTTTTAAGTTTAGATTTAGATGAAGTTGGCGCCATAAAATTTAACATAAAACCATTAAACGGAAGTGCAGCTATTCAGTTTCAACCTTATATAGATAGCGGTATTACAAACGAAGATTCTAATTGGGATGATAAGTTTTGGAATACCACAAATATTGAAGTTATAAACGACCAAGCATTTATAGAAGCGCATACCATGAAAACCAATTTTCATACCTGCACCTTTATGCAGTCTCATGCGTTTATAAATGATGAAAAGCAAGATATTACACCAGAAGCAACTTCAACTGAACATACAATTACATTCTCATACAATGTAAACGTTGAGCAAAATCAAACAGCGAGTTTAGTGAAATTTGGAGGTTACACCGTAGATAGATATCATGAAAAAGCTAAACTAATAGACGCTGCAAAAACGGCTTTATCTAAAGCAAATACAAAAGGTTTTGATGCGCTTTTAGAAGACCAAAAACAAGCTTGGACAGAGATTTGGAACATGTCAGATATCACGATTGATGGTGATGTAAAGGCACAACAAGGTATTCGTTTTAATATCTTTCAACTTAATCAAACTTATTTAGGTAAAGATTCTAGACTAAACATTGGTCCAAAAGGATTTACTGGCGAAAAATATGGTGGTAGTACCTATTGGGATACAGAAGCGTATTGTATACCGTTTTACATGGCGACCAAAGATCAAAAAGTAGCACGTAACTTATTACAATACCGTTATAATCATTTAGAAAAAGCTATAGAAAACGCTCAAAAATTAGGGTTTAAAAATGGTGCTGCGCTTTATCCAATGGTAACCATGAATGGTGAAGAATGTCATAATGAATGGGAAATAACCTTTGAAGAAATTCATCGTAACGGATCAATAGCATTCGCAATTTTTAACTATTACAGGTATACTGGTGATTTTTCATACATTCCAGAAATGGGATTAGAGGTACTTATCGGTATTGCTAGATTTTGGCACCAACGCGCAACGTTTTCAACACATAAAAACAAATATGTTATTTTAGGTGTAACAGGTCCAAATGAATATGAAAATAACGTAAACAACAACTGGTACACAAACTATATTGCAAAATGGTGTATAGATTATACTTTAGAAACTTTACAAAAAGTTGAAGATGGTTACAACGAAGATTATAAACGTGTTGTTGGTAAAACCAAAATTAGCGACCAAGAGTTAACACAATGGAAAAAAGTAGCAGACAATATGTACTTCCCGTTTTCTGAAGAACATAATGTTTATCTACAACAAGATGGCTTTTTAGATAAAGAATTAATCACTGTTTCAGATTTAGATAAAACGCAAAGACCGATTAATCAAAAGTGGAGTTGGGATCGTATTTTACGTTCGCCATACATCAAGCAAGCAGATACTTTACAAGGATTTTACTTTTTTGAAGACCATTTTACAGATGAAGAATTAAAACGTCATTTTGATTTTTATGAGCCTTTTACAGTGCATGAAAGCTCGTTATCGCCTTGCGTACATAGTATTCAGGCTGCAAAGCTAAATCAAATGGAACAAGCCTATACATTTTACTTACGTACATCGCGTTTAGATTTAGACGATTATAATAAAGAAGTAGAAGAAGGTTTACACATTACTAGTATGGCTGGAACTTGGATGAGTATTGTTGAAGGTTTTGGCGGTATGCGTATAAAGGATAATAAATTAACTTTTGAGCCTAAAATTCCTGAAGAATGGAATGCATATTCGTTTAAAGTAAACTTTAGAGATAGAATTATTAAAGTAAATATATCCAAAAACAACTTTGATTTTGAGTTGATTACAGGAGAAGCTATAGAAATAATAGTGAATAATCAAGCTAAATATTTACAATAA
- the pgmB gene encoding beta-phosphoglucomutase, giving the protein MNKKGFIFDLDGVIVDTAKYHFLAWQKLAKSIGIDFSHEQNEQLKGVSRVKSLEKILTWGNKTISEDKFNALMASKNDDYLSFIAKMNHNEILPDVPKVLNYLKEQDQPISLGSASKNARQILEKVDLLKQFDAIVDGNDVSKAKPDPEVFLVAAKALNIKPEECIVFEDSVAGVQAANTANMISIGIGEQNVLHEADYVFSDFTEIDTAFIDKLIKR; this is encoded by the coding sequence ATGAATAAAAAAGGCTTCATATTCGATTTAGATGGTGTAATCGTAGATACAGCTAAATATCACTTTTTAGCTTGGCAAAAACTAGCAAAAAGTATTGGTATCGATTTTTCACACGAACAAAATGAACAACTTAAAGGTGTAAGCAGAGTTAAATCTCTTGAAAAAATATTAACATGGGGAAATAAAACTATTTCCGAAGACAAATTTAATGCCTTAATGGCATCTAAAAATGATGATTATTTAAGCTTTATCGCTAAAATGAATCACAACGAAATACTTCCCGATGTACCAAAAGTTTTAAATTATTTAAAAGAACAAGATCAACCTATTTCTTTAGGATCGGCAAGTAAAAACGCACGTCAAATTCTTGAAAAAGTAGATTTACTAAAGCAGTTTGATGCTATTGTAGATGGCAATGACGTAAGCAAGGCAAAACCAGATCCAGAAGTGTTTTTAGTTGCAGCAAAAGCATTAAACATAAAACCAGAAGAATGTATCGTTTTTGAAGATTCGGTTGCTGGTGTACAAGCAGCAAATACTGCAAATATGATTTCTATCGGGATAGGAGAACAAAACGTATTACATGAAGCAGATTATGTCTTTTCAGATTTTACCGAAATTGACACTGCGTTTATAGATAAATTAATAAAAAGATAA
- a CDS encoding dipeptidase — protein sequence MQNISTYVKDNKQRFIDELIELLKIPSISANSAYKEHTFNTADAVAESLKKAGCDNVEICPTDGYPIVYADKIIDKNLPTVLVYGHYDVQPPDPLDLWHSPPFEPVINPTDLHPEGAIFARGACDDKGQMYMHVKAMEFMTKNNCLPCNVKFMIEGEEEVGSVNLGKFVKENREKLANDVILISDTGMIAKDVPSITTGLRGLSYVEVEVTGPNRDLHSGLYGGAVANPINVLTKMIASLHDENNHIIIPGFYDKVEELSQEERAQMAKAPFSLDAYKKSLDIDAVYGEAGYTTNERNSIRPTLDVNGIWGGYIGEGAKTVIASKAYAKISMRLVPNQDWEEITQLFKTHFENIAPEGVKVIVKPHHGGQGYVTPIDSVGYQAASKAYEQTFGKTPIPQRSGGSIPIVSLFEEQLKSKTILMGFGLDSDAIHSPNEHFGVWNYLKGIETIPYFYQYFTELHK from the coding sequence ATGCAAAACATTTCAACATACGTAAAAGACAACAAACAACGCTTTATTGACGAGCTAATAGAACTCTTAAAAATTCCTTCTATTAGTGCAAATTCTGCTTACAAAGAACATACCTTTAATACTGCAGATGCTGTAGCAGAAAGTTTAAAAAAAGCAGGTTGTGACAACGTAGAAATCTGCCCAACCGATGGTTATCCTATTGTCTATGCAGATAAAATAATTGATAAAAATTTACCAACCGTTTTAGTTTACGGTCATTACGATGTACAACCGCCAGATCCTTTAGACTTATGGCATTCGCCTCCTTTTGAGCCTGTCATTAATCCTACAGACTTACATCCTGAAGGTGCAATTTTTGCACGTGGCGCTTGTGATGACAAAGGTCAAATGTACATGCACGTAAAAGCAATGGAGTTTATGACCAAAAATAATTGCTTACCATGTAACGTTAAGTTTATGATCGAAGGTGAAGAAGAAGTTGGTAGCGTTAATCTTGGAAAGTTTGTAAAGGAAAATCGCGAAAAATTAGCTAACGATGTGATTTTAATTTCAGATACTGGTATGATTGCTAAAGATGTGCCTTCTATTACCACAGGTTTACGTGGTTTAAGTTATGTAGAAGTTGAAGTTACTGGTCCAAATCGCGATTTACATTCTGGATTATATGGTGGCGCTGTTGCCAATCCTATTAATGTGTTAACTAAAATGATTGCTTCACTTCATGATGAAAATAACCACATTATCATTCCTGGTTTTTATGATAAAGTTGAAGAATTAAGCCAAGAAGAACGTGCACAAATGGCAAAAGCACCTTTTTCTTTAGACGCTTATAAAAAATCATTAGATATTGATGCTGTTTATGGTGAAGCCGGTTACACAACTAACGAACGTAACAGCATTAGACCAACTTTAGACGTTAACGGAATTTGGGGCGGATACATTGGCGAAGGTGCAAAAACCGTTATTGCAAGCAAGGCTTATGCAAAAATATCAATGCGATTAGTACCAAATCAAGATTGGGAAGAGATCACCCAACTATTTAAAACACATTTTGAAAACATTGCTCCAGAAGGTGTAAAAGTAATTGTAAAACCACATCATGGCGGACAAGGTTACGTAACGCCAATAGATAGTGTTGGTTATCAAGCTGCAAGTAAAGCTTACGAACAAACTTTTGGAAAAACACCTATACCACAACGTAGTGGCGGAAGTATTCCTATTGTTTCACTTTTTGAAGAGCAACTAAAAAGCAAAACCATTTTAATGGGCTTTGGTCTTGATAGCGATGCAATACATAGTCCAAACGAACATTTTGGAGTATGGAATTATCTAAAAGGCATAGAAACTATTCCGTATTTCTATCAATATTTTACAGAGCTACATAAATAA
- a CDS encoding DMT family transporter — protein MKDQHFKHVLELTFATFLISTSGALGRYIDMPAPVTIWWRSILAMLILLGYCKYKNIKLNILSKKDLGGFIIASIFMALHWITYFIALQKSSVAIGMLSLFTFPIITALLEPLYSKTKFDIMHLILGAMVLLGIYILSPEIDFENEAFIGIFFGLVSALCYALRILIMKQYVTTYHGSHLMFYQLLIIGIMLSPVLIFLDSSNMVTQYPYVIILALVTTALGHTLFVQSLNHFKVSTASIIGSTQPIFGIIIAYFFLNEIPTWNTFFGGLLILSTVIIESLRTRKK, from the coding sequence GTGAAAGACCAACATTTTAAGCATGTTTTAGAACTTACTTTTGCTACTTTTTTAATAAGTACGTCTGGTGCTTTAGGTAGATACATAGATATGCCTGCTCCAGTAACAATTTGGTGGCGAAGCATTTTGGCAATGCTTATTTTATTGGGTTATTGCAAGTATAAAAACATCAAATTAAACATTCTTTCAAAAAAAGATTTAGGTGGTTTTATAATTGCATCCATCTTTATGGCATTACATTGGATTACTTACTTTATTGCACTGCAAAAATCTAGTGTTGCAATTGGTATGTTATCACTATTTACATTCCCAATAATTACAGCGCTTTTAGAGCCATTATATTCTAAAACTAAATTTGATATCATGCACCTTATACTTGGTGCAATGGTACTTTTAGGCATTTATATTTTATCTCCAGAAATAGACTTTGAAAACGAAGCATTTATAGGCATATTCTTCGGATTGGTTTCTGCTTTGTGTTATGCGCTTCGAATTTTAATAATGAAACAGTATGTAACTACTTATCATGGTAGTCATTTAATGTTTTATCAATTACTAATTATAGGTATAATGTTATCGCCTGTATTAATTTTCTTAGACAGCTCTAATATGGTAACCCAATATCCTTATGTGATTATTTTAGCGTTAGTCACTACAGCTTTAGGACATACTTTATTTGTACAAAGTTTAAATCATTTTAAAGTGAGTACAGCAAGTATTATTGGTAGTACACAGCCTATTTTTGGGATCATTATTGCTTACTTTTTCTTAAATGAAATCCCTACTTGGAACACCTTTTTTGGCGGATTATTAATCCTTTCTACAGTCATCATAGAAAGTCTTAGAACACGAAAGAAATAA
- a CDS encoding BlaI/MecI/CopY family transcriptional regulator, whose amino-acid sequence MQLSKSEEELMSYLWQLEKGFMKDLLDAYPEPKPANTTVATLLKRMTDKGFVAYNKFGNSRQYYPLVKKKDYFSKHVNGLIKNFFNNSSTQFASFFTQETDLTKEELEELRAIIDHQIKNK is encoded by the coding sequence ATGCAGTTATCAAAATCTGAAGAAGAATTAATGAGTTATTTATGGCAATTAGAAAAAGGGTTTATGAAAGACTTGCTAGACGCTTATCCAGAACCAAAACCAGCAAACACTACGGTTGCGACGCTATTAAAACGCATGACAGACAAAGGTTTTGTGGCTTATAACAAATTTGGAAACTCTAGACAATACTATCCTTTAGTTAAAAAGAAAGACTATTTTTCTAAGCATGTAAATGGTTTGATTAAAAACTTTTTTAATAACAGTAGTACGCAATTTGCTTCGTTTTTTACTCAAGAAACAGATTTAACTAAAGAAGAATTAGAAGAACTACGCGCAATTATTGACCATCAAATTAAAAACAAATAA